From the genome of Streptomyces sp. S4.7:
CGGTCAGCAGCACCACCGCGTCGGCCGCCGCCAGCTCCTCCTCGGTGAAGTCGCAGCGGGTCAGCCTGCTGTTCACGGTGACCGCCTCGACCACGTACGGGTCGGCCGCGCGCACTTCGGCGCCGAGACCGAGCAGCAGCTCCGCCACGCGCAGCGCGGGCGACTCGCGGGCGTCGCCGGTGTTCGGCTTGTACGCGAGGCCGAGCAGCAGGACCCGGGAGCCGGCCAGCGGCCTGCGGCGGGCGTTGAAGGCGAGCAGCAGCCGCTGGACCACGTGGTCGGGCATGTGTCCGTTGATCTCGTTGGCGAGTTCGACGAACTGGAAGCTGCGGCCGAGCGTGCGCCTGACCCGCCAGGACAGGTATTCGGGGTCGACCGGAAGACAGTGTCCGCCGACCCCGGGGCCGGGGGTGAAGCGCATGAAGCCGAAGGGCTTGGAGGCGGCGGCGTCCAGCGCCTCCCAGACGTCGACGCCGAGTTCGTGCGCGTACATCGCCATCTCGTTGACCAGGGCGATGTTGACGTGCCTGAAGGTGTTCTCGATCAGCTTGGACAGCTCGGCGACCTCGGTCGTGCGCACCGGCACGGTGTTGCTGGTGATCGTGTCGTAGAAGGCCTGTACGGCGGTGAGCGACGCCGAGTCGATGCCGGAGACCACCTTGGGCGTGTTCTCCAGGCGCCAGGTGGGGTTGCCGGGGTCGATGCGCTCGGGGCTGTAACCGAGGTGGAAGTCCTGGCCGGCGACGAGGCCCGAGCCCTCCTCGAGCAGCGGGACGAGGAGTTCGACGGTGGTGCCGGGGTACGTGGTCGACTCCAGGACCACGGTCGCGCCGGGGCGCAGCCGGCCCGCGAGGGTGTGGGCGGCCGACTCGATGTACGAGAGGTCGGGGGCGCCGTCCCGCAGCGGGGTGGGCACGGTGACGACGGCGATGTCGAAGCCGTCGAGGTCCGTGGGGTCGGTGGTGGGCAGGTAGGTGCCCCGGTCGAGCAGGACGGCGAGCTGTGCGTCGGGGACGTCCTCGACGTAGGACTCACCGCTGACGAGCCGTTTGACGCGTTCGGTGTCCACGTCGTAGCCGACCACCTGGTGGCCGGCCTGAGCGGCCCGGACGGCCAGCGGCAGGCCCACGTACCCCTGCCCGACAACGACGACCTTGCTTTTCACGGTTGCTCCCGTCGGAGAAGATTGGTCAGTTGGTCAGGGTCGGGCGACAGCGGTCGGCGGCGGCGGGCGGGCCGGAGCGGCCGAGCGCGCGCAGGGGGGGCCGCGCCGGTGGTCAGTCGAAGAAGGCGCAGACCACATCGGCCGTACGCTCGACCTGACTGTCCGTCAGACTGAGATTGAGCGGCAGCGCGAGATGGCGCGCGCTCGCCAGTTCGGTGCCGGGCCGCCGTCCGTCCGCGCCCTCCCCGGCGTACGCGGCGAAGGCGGGCAGCCTCGGCAGCGGGACCGGGTAGTACACGCGGCTGCCGATGCCGTGCGCGGCGAGGTGCGCCGCCAGCGAGTCCCGGCAGATGGTCTGTACGGCGTAGACATAGTGGCACTGGCCGTCGGCGCCGGTGGTGGGGGCGAGCAGGCCGCTCCCGCGCAGCGCCGCGAACCGTGAGTTGTAGTGCGCGGCGATCGCGGCGCGCCGGGCGACCATGTCGTCGGCGCGGTCCAGCCGGGCGAGCTGGTAGCCGGCCAGCACCTCGTCGAAGCGGCTGTTGAGACCGACCTCGTGGTGCACGAAGCGCTGCACACCGTCCTGCCCGTGGTTGCGCAACCGTCGTACCAGCGTGGCGAGTTCGATGTTGCCGGAGAGGACCACCGCGCCTTCGCCGGGCATTCCGAACGGCTTGACGGGGAAGAACGAGTAGAGCCCGATGTCACCCCAGGTGCCCGCCGCCCGGCCGCCCAGGGTGGCGCCCTGGGCCACCGCCGCGTCCTCGACGACCGCGATGCCGCGCCGCCGCGCCCAGGCCATGATCGCGGGCATGTCGGCCATCGTCGTGAAGGTGTGGGCGGGGACGACCGCGCGGGTGCGGTCCGTCACCCGGCTCTCCGCGTCGACGGGGTCCATGACCATCGTCACCGGGTCGACGTCGGCGAAGACCGGCACCGCGCCGACGCCGAGCACCGTCGCGGCCAGCGGCTCCGCGCCGAAGGCCGGCACGATCACCTCGTCGCCGGGGACGACGCCGACGGCCCGCAGGGCGAGGACGAGGGCGCCGGTGCCGCTGGCGCAGGCGACGACGTCGCGCACACCCGCGCGGTCGGCCAGCCGCCGCTCCAGTTCGGCGGTGCGGCGGCCGAGTATGAACTTCTGCTCGGGGTCGGTACCGACCTCGTACAGCACCTCGCGCAGCAGTTCACGGTCCGCGTCGGGGAGCCGGGTGTACGCGTAGGGGACGGTCTCGGTGGTCGCCGTGGCCGCGGCGACGCGGATCGGGGCGGCCTGTGCGGCCGAGGTCTCGGTGGTCATGACGTACTCCCGGTGAAGAAGGAGCGGACGGCGTCGCACACCCGGCCGAGCTGCGCGAGGGTCAGCTCGGGGTAGAGCGGCAGCGCCACGGTGCGGTGGCTGGCGGCCTCGGCGTGCGGGAAGTCACCCTCCTGGTGGCCGAGATGGGCGAAGCACGGCTGGAGGTGCAGCGGCAGCGGGTAGTACGTCTCGGTACCGATGCCCGCGGCGGCGAGGTGCGAGACGAGGGCGTCGCGCCGGTCGGTCTCGATGAGATAGACGTAGAAGACCGGATCCACCGGCTCGCCGCGCTCCACGACCGCGGGCAGCCCGCGCACACCGGGGATGCCGCGCAGCCTGCGGGTGTACGCGTCGGCCAGCACGGCGCGGCGGCGGATGTCGTCGTCCAGCGTGGTCAGCTTGGTGAGCAGGGCCGCGGCCTGGAGTTCGTCCATCTTGCTGTTGGTGCCCGCCAGTTCGCCCTGCCGCGCGTATTCGGCGCGTGCGGCCGGGGCGGCGGCGGGCCTGGCGGCGGGGGCCGGGGGCGGCAGCGCGGGCCGACCGTGGTCGCGCAGCCGCTGGACGGCGCCGGCGAGAGCGTCGTCGTCGGTCAGCACCATGCCGGCGTCGCCGAGCGCGCCGAGCGTCTTGGTGGGGAAGAACGACAGCACGCCGCCCACCCCG
Proteins encoded in this window:
- a CDS encoding nucleotide sugar dehydrogenase, translating into MKSKVVVVGQGYVGLPLAVRAAQAGHQVVGYDVDTERVKRLVSGESYVEDVPDAQLAVLLDRGTYLPTTDPTDLDGFDIAVVTVPTPLRDGAPDLSYIESAAHTLAGRLRPGATVVLESTTYPGTTVELLVPLLEEGSGLVAGQDFHLGYSPERIDPGNPTWRLENTPKVVSGIDSASLTAVQAFYDTITSNTVPVRTTEVAELSKLIENTFRHVNIALVNEMAMYAHELGVDVWEALDAAASKPFGFMRFTPGPGVGGHCLPVDPEYLSWRVRRTLGRSFQFVELANEINGHMPDHVVQRLLLAFNARRRPLAGSRVLLLGLAYKPNTGDARESPALRVAELLLGLGAEVRAADPYVVEAVTVNSRLTRCDFTEEELAAADAVVLLTDHDAFDYELVARASEFVLDCRHRLETGPTVEVL
- a CDS encoding DegT/DnrJ/EryC1/StrS family aminotransferase, producing the protein MTTETSAAQAAPIRVAAATATTETVPYAYTRLPDADRELLREVLYEVGTDPEQKFILGRRTAELERRLADRAGVRDVVACASGTGALVLALRAVGVVPGDEVIVPAFGAEPLAATVLGVGAVPVFADVDPVTMVMDPVDAESRVTDRTRAVVPAHTFTTMADMPAIMAWARRRGIAVVEDAAVAQGATLGGRAAGTWGDIGLYSFFPVKPFGMPGEGAVVLSGNIELATLVRRLRNHGQDGVQRFVHHEVGLNSRFDEVLAGYQLARLDRADDMVARRAAIAAHYNSRFAALRGSGLLAPTTGADGQCHYVYAVQTICRDSLAAHLAAHGIGSRVYYPVPLPRLPAFAAYAGEGADGRRPGTELASARHLALPLNLSLTDSQVERTADVVCAFFD
- a CDS encoding DegT/DnrJ/EryC1/StrS family aminotransferase, translating into MDSKAMPAPASTVPFFTQAESFERLWPRLSAYLDEVCESGTYSNGPKTAELEAALRAYTGARHAIAVGNGTDALVLLLRAAGIGPGDEVIVPAFSFFASASSVALVGAVPVFADVDPLTYNLDPAALEALVTPRTKAVMPVHLFCQPADMTAVLAVAERHGLLVLEDSAEGIGMRLDGRHTGLIGVGGVLSFFPTKTLGALGDAGMVLTDDDALAGAVQRLRDHGRPALPPPAPAARPAAAPAARAEYARQGELAGTNSKMDELQAAALLTKLTTLDDDIRRRAVLADAYTRRLRGIPGVRGLPAVVERGEPVDPVFYVYLIETDRRDALVSHLAAAGIGTETYYPLPLHLQPCFAHLGHQEGDFPHAEAASHRTVALPLYPELTLAQLGRVCDAVRSFFTGSTS